The region tttcaagttttttatgttttttttcattatgattgttgtcttttaagttaattaatcctaATTATTGTTGTTAAGTGTTAGAAGAACTTCAAAAAAGTATTATAAATTGTTATCAATTTTAtaccaatatatttaaaataaccaagaaatttctacatatttaattaaaaatacattacattaaacaataaatcaatcaagttgattaaaaattaaaacccctcttttgcataatttttaactttctattttgaaaatacgCTGTAGAAATTGGATCCAAATTAGAAATAtccattttcataatttgttcttttttctcaatCCTTTCCAATTCTTGTTTCTCTTGACTTTGTTGAATCATCATAGCTTGTTgctttaacataattttttttgtcttgtttacTCTGATCCTTAATTTCAAATAGAGTATCCCCGAAATGTTGTAAGAGATTTGTTATAGTTACCTCCCcaactttatcttttatttgtCTACGTTTAAGTCGTTCTTTTGCAGCCTTCTAACTAATTGGTCTATCTTGATAAATCAACGGTTCACTATCTTCTCATAAACTAACAGAATCAGAGGTAGATAGAGTTGGTGAAGCCGGACTTGCATtgacatgaattttttatttcttgtttgacCTTTGATCTCAAATTGTCATTTGGGTTCTTTTCTTAAGATAACCTAACAATGTTCTAGTTGAAATCGTTTGCCAATGCAAGAAGCATACATTTGCCAAGTATAATTAATTTGGTAAGAAATTAGAGAAATTCAATAATGTTAAAATACGTGTTAAACAATTTAACATGGAAATGAATACTAAAATTACCCTTGATTCTTTGATTATTTCATTTTGCTGATGATTTTCAAATTGAGTAACAAATCCAATAAATTTACCgacttctctatttatttattgtcattTACTTGAAATGTTTATTTGGGAACGATTATTCAAGTTTTCTCTATTCTCTATAAAGTAAGCATCTACTCAAGCCTAGAATTATTTTGGTTGTTGTTCAACTCCTGTAATTGGATCCTTGTTTGTATTTAACCATACAGAGTCAAGTAAGCAATCTTCCTCTAGTGAGAAGTTTTTACttccttgtgattttttttattgtatggaTATTTAAATTCGAGTATGTTAAGTCGtcaattaattgattagaatCACTTGGTTGAGAGAGAATATCTTCTAACTCACTTATAAGAAAGTTAGTAAGAGAActtggaaaatttgaatccatctacataaaaaaaaactcaagttaaaacCTTATAGTTTCCATGTCTAGCAATTTTATAGTTTCCATACAtgtgaattaataataagaatTGCCTCATACTTGTTCTAACATTAATCTAATCATACAACCATTACAATTTAACCATTTTTGGGAACTAAAACAGGATTGATATACTGGTTTAGTTGTATTTtcaataagataaaatataattgacctCAATTAAAACAagcaatcaaaaataaatttaagatatgTCACCCCATGTTTCTATCAATATCAGCTATCATCattatttccttttaattttgtcaaagataacaacataaataaaaattgcctTCCTTAAcccatataaaaaacataaaataacaaaaaaataaaaatcatcacaaatagcaaattaacaacaaaaggtCTTAAGAATCAAgagatgcaaaagaaaaaataaaaaaaatctttaagcAAGTATATCGTTTGATTTCGGCTAATTAACATAAtcgatgttattaattaactgAAGGAcaattgattcttgtttttctaaattatagAGAAGGGTGAGACACAATGCAAGGTTTTGAAATTTGCAAATAAATTTTCTTCCTTCTGTTATgcttttaaagagagaaaaaaacgtTGGCCAACgaatataaaacaaatgaaaaaaaacgtTGGCCAACAGAAAACACGTACTTTCATTcacttttatcttttctataaaGAAATGTAGAAATGACACTTCAAAATAAGAATAACTATTTTAGCTATTCATATCGCTGATCGGTTGGAATggttaaaagcaaaaataaaaggtaaaagtaattttttttttacttatttttttagctgTTGCGTTGGAGATGCTCTATTCAGATTGTATTAATTGTCCCTCTTAAATATGAAATAAGGATCTTTGTtctaaataataacttaaatagaattatattttatctattcattttacttttttaatatttataagaacttagaaaaattttcaaattacgAACATCAAACTGATAAGTCATCAGCAACTAGggtattatgatttttaaattgccACATGTAATTTGAGAGAACTCAATATCTATTAAACGTTAAAACGAACCATTTTACGCGTAATAGAGCTTGAtcatttatgtttaaaaaatatcttgtgaATCACGCGTCatatcaattaataattaatttcaaaatatttaacacTAAGATCCCTTTCAAAgatatagtttttaaactatGTACATtgaatttaaaagtatttaaatactaaattactattaagaaattattgtaatttttaggGCATCTATCTGaggaaaaattttattttaaataaattctagtgtatatttaattttcaatactaTATTCTTTGAATATTCGTAATACTaaacaaaaactattattacaatGAGGtctcaatttatttgaaattgttattttttgactAGTCATTAacattttttccataaaaaacctATCATAAATCTGTATTATAatactatattttaatttttgtaaaaaaaaatagcatgacTTAAAAGGAAGTGTATGAATTCATGggagaatttaaaaataaaattattaagtaaaaaaacaaaactaaaaattaaaaaacatgaaagaaaaagatattaGGCCTGGCCCAAACATGGTGTGCCTGACTAACTTGCATGGCCCAGgcaattaagattaaaaaaaatctaaatgtcTCGTCCATACTtgaactcttttctttttaaagacgTACCACGTGTCTGAAATTAACTTGAATGCAgtagttttttgaatttttggataATCTTGATtaggaaatttaaaaataccatgccaggtttggttttaatttcaaattttaaaaattaaaaaaattaaaccaaataaaaaaaactcagtataaattaaaaagtaattaaattaaaacatgtaaaaatagtTAACTAAAAGGGGattcatcaattaaattaaatttattaagttttaaaaaatataaaactgaatcaatcggtttttttttcttgatttaattcgATTcactttaatattgtttttttaataaatttgtagttatacttcttttttttttcctcctccttcCACACGCGCCCAATATGCCACTTCACTACTCGAGGCTTCCAGTAATCTGAAGCCCACACCCGGAAAACTGAAAAAATGGCGACAACAAAAACCTTATCACTAGGTTTTTGTCTTATTTTCAGACCAACTACCAAGCATCTCCTCCATCCCACAGTGCTCTCACACGCTCCAAAGCTCTCACTCTCTCACCAATCCTTCTACTTCCGCTGCCTCGCCCCTCCTTACAAGACCCCCAAAAATCCATTCATCATTTGTCATGGCAAGGTGAGAGTATCCCTTGTAATACTGATCAGttcatcatttaataattattatataattaacatttttatcCTCCCCAGTTGGATAGTGACGTGCCTGAGGAGATTAATGAAGTCTTCTTTGATGATAATTATGACATGATGATCGACGAAGAGGAGATCAGTGATGAGGATGAGACAGAGAGCAGTATTGATTTACTAATCAGGTTCTTGCAAAGCATGTTCAAGAAGTTATCTAAGAGAGCCAAGAAAGCTTCTCGCTCTATGTTACCTGCTGTTATATCACCCCAGTTGGTAAAttatcttttcttctcttgtcCAGTCTTGGCTGCTCACTTTTGTTGTAGCTTAATTTGAACATTGAATTGTTAAAAATGCCCATTAAGAATATAGgatgaaaggttttttttttttttcaatgtttaaagCCAGCAGATTCAATACTCCCTGGAATGGTcatattttttctctatattttagTTGATTTAGGCAGCTGATGAGGTTAAGTACTGTTTGAACAAGATCCCTCAAATTGGAGGCTGGGAAGTTTAATATTGTAAATAGGCTATTTATTATATTGCAGATATGCTTGGTTGTATGATGGGCAGGCTATGGCCTATCCCCATGATCGAGGAGTGAGCAAgtctaaaacattaaattattctTCTGGATTGTGAGCTAATGTAGTTGAACCGTTCTGGTCACAGCATAGAGAAAGGTCTGTTCAAGTATCCGTGAGCTGATGCAGTTCTTGTATGGCAGTAGAAAATAGACTCTAGTTTGCAGGTTGTATAGCACAGGGATGCTGAAGTCTGAAGTTTGAAGAGATGCCAGTGAATTTGATTGACTTGGTTGAGAAAATAAGAGTATAAAATTGAAGTGTTTCACCAGGAAATCCCTCTAGCATGCTTATCGTAGAGGATCTAACAGAGAGTTTGAATTTAGTATAAAattcacatctttttttttattgatacgaGGGAAGTATGCCAACCAGTGATTTATGGAAGGAATTTAAATTGCAGTTTAGTGAGGTATAGCTTATATCACAATTTTCGTGACTGGAACATTGACACTCCTCAAGTTTCACTTGAAGTTGAGTAGGAAACCATCTGCCATGAAAATATTTATCGAACCTGACACATGCAAGGCTTGGCAGAAATAATGGTGGTGGTTTTTTTATGTAGTTAACAGATCTTGTTTTGAGAATAAAAGACTGCATAGAAATTGCTAAATTATGAACTCTGAATATCACTCAAACTGCTGCTAATGGCtcactccttttttttcttttgaggaTATGATTGCCTACTCTTATTTTCTTCTGTTCTTCCAATTTCTTTCATTCCGGGAATTCAGGTGTCTTTTGCTGTTGATGGGATTCTGCTGTTGGCTGCACTTTCCATTGTTAAAGCGCTTCTTGAGGTATCCCTTGACCATTGCCAATTCTGAGTGGTTTAGATACCTTATGTTGAAAAAGCACAAGGATTAGGAACATGTATGATATGCGCAAGtaggtaatatatatatatatataatcttttttggGAAAAGAAGTTGAGAAGTTGACCTCCTTCCTTTAAGAGTATATTCTAATTTTACTTTCTGCTAGGACcactatataatataatataagcaCAATCAAATAGCGTATTTTCCATGTTTCCGTGGGAGAAATATTTCTATTGATCAAACCTATCAACAGGCAAGTGAACCTAAAGTATTTTACCAAGTGATGTGGTTTCTACAGTCGATGGTATATTGGAGAAATGAGCTGATAACTTGGTGATGGTAAATGTTTATTGCAGGTGGTTTGCACTCTTGGAAGCACCGTGTTTGTGGTGATCCTGCTCCTGCGTGTTGTCTGGACAGCCGTTTCGTACTTCCAGTCAAGCGAGAGCACTTCTAGCAAGGGTGGAAGTTCCTTCGGTACAACGCAGCCAGTGGCATAATATTACTTTTTTC is a window of Populus nigra chromosome 10, ddPopNigr1.1, whole genome shotgun sequence DNA encoding:
- the LOC133704153 gene encoding protein SHORT HYPOCOTYL IN WHITE LIGHT 1 — protein: MATTKTLSLGFCLIFRPTTKHLLHPTVLSHAPKLSLSHQSFYFRCLAPPYKTPKNPFIICHGKLDSDVPEEINEVFFDDNYDMMIDEEEISDEDETESSIDLLIRFLQSMFKKLSKRAKKASRSMLPAVISPQLVSFAVDGILLLAALSIVKALLEVVCTLGSTVFVVILLLRVVWTAVSYFQSSESTSSKGGSSFGTTQPVA